The Solanum lycopersicum chromosome 8, SLM_r2.1 DNA segment TGCTTCGATCCATGCTCGGGTGCCAGATTTTCAGCCGCAGCTCGCTTTGGTCTCAACTGCAACACAGAAAAGCATTTTAACCGTAAAGGGATAGCAACAACGCCTCAATCCTCAATTGATTATGTGTGAGTTTGCTCATATTGTCGGTCACAAGACTGGATAAAGGAGAAGAATTGCAATAGGTTGATAGCCATTGTAAAACTAGTCACTTTAAGATGAATCCTCACAATATAACACAATTACAAATTGCCAAATATTCATCGAAAGAAGGAATAAATGTCGATCAAAACGAACACTGACCTTCTCTTCGGCACGCTGCTCTAGGTGTCTCAGAAGTATACTTTTGGCTTCTGAACTAATTACTGGAAATTCAGATGCAGGTCATTAGTATATGTTGAATCAGAAATAGCATAGCTTAAGTGCAAAAGCTTTAAGCACATGCAATTCATATCCAATATATTTCTCCTCTTATCTGATTAATTGAGattcaattaaaagaaaagattgaCGATGAAGCATGAGATAGTAAACTGACAAACAAACTTGCGCATTCCATTAGATTTTGATGATTAGGTCTGGGGAGGGTGGTGTATACGCAACCTTACCAtaccttgtgaaggtagagTGGCTGTTTCCAATAGACTCTTGGCTCACGAATATGTGCATATCCTCATAAAAGTTTTTTAACCAATAACATGAATGTACTTTAGATGGCTATGATACTATATTTACCAATTGTTTAACCTAAGAGAAatccctttttttccttttcggTAACAGGATCTTACATATAGTTACTAGCcatgtctaaataaaaaaagatgatGCATCTTAAAGCTATTGAAAAGTAGTTTATCCTAGTGCATGTGAAATCAATCTTAGTTGAGTATAGAAATGTGGTAACGCGGCAAGATAATTATAATATCATCCGATAGAACTAAACCAAGATTTCTAAAAGGGAATGGAGATGAACATGAGAACTGTAACTTGTAAACACACACATTTACAGGAGTTGTAAATTAAATATAGCCATATGAGGAAAGGTAATAGctgcattattttcttgaaaggCATATTCTTTCTTATTGAATCTTAAGGGCCCTACCCTACCCAATTCTTGAACCCTCTGCCGAGCTCTACCCTGCCTGCATTGTGGAATCTTTTATGTAATAAAAAAAGCTTATGCACCTAGCTTGCTGGAAGCTAAGAGTTTTATCGCCCAAAAAGGGGAATGGGGGCTTTAGTAGTGCCTTACTTAATACACTAAACTATTTATAGTGAACCAATCCTTTCACCTGACTAACATAGAAAAAACACCAGGCAGGCCTCACTCTTTGTTTCGATGAAAGCCTCAACACAGACATACTCGGAGAACTTCTTAGACTATTTTACCTTCACCAAAACCAGAAGCAGAGGGAGAAGGTCCAAAACTAGTAATTAGGGGTGCTTGAAATCCAAAACTAGTAATTAGGGGTGCTTGATTCTGCTACCCATATACAACTCATTGCCAATTGACATTCTTATTGATCCATGCCCAATGCTTTTGCGACACAAAATGATATGAGGTTGAAACAACTTTTAAAGTGAATAAACTGAAGTTCAAATCCTCAAGAGATGACTGGCTTAATTCTAAAGACCAACTCATAAGAATAACCAATAACAGCAGCTGAGCTAAAGTTATTCCATTCACCATTCACTTAGGGAGGAAGGGTAGGATTCTAGTCAAATATATACAACAATAACATGCCCAAATATAAAGTATTGTTGGACAATAACATCCAACAATACTTTATACGTATCACTCTGACACATTGTTGGATGTTTAAGCGTTGAGCAGTTGTAATTAATCATGATTAAAATGGATCAATATCACCTTGATTTAGTTATTTAAGACTTTAGAGATCCAATATTAAATCCCTTGCCTTAATGAATAATTAGTTTTGTGTCTCTTTGaataaagattttaattttgaaaagtagATTAGGTAAATCTTGTCCAAATAATGTCCAATCACTATCTTTATTATTTCaaccatttttatttattaaccaAAAAATATAGGAGTATTGTTTTCTATTAttggtattattatttttatccatATTAAACAAGTGAGGTTTGAGGAGGGTAGTGTGTATagagaccttacccctaccttggaAGGTAGAGAGGTATTTCTGACAAAACCTCGGCTCAAGGATTCTAGTCAAATCTATATAATCCGAAAACCTGATAAAGGTAGAGGGTAAGAGCAACCAATAGataaatgtaaattatgataTCAAAGACGTCTaaggaacaaaaaaaaaaaaaatcattttcttgatttacctTGATTTGGTGGAGGAAGAGTCCTGTCATGAGTAGGGCGATAAGTCACCGGTGTCATTCTctataaatagaaagaacacaGAATTGGATAagtggataaataaaataactagtATCCTCAAAACTGGACAAAAATCAGCTACTGAAAGCGAAAGTACAAAAGTTCAACAAATAACTTCATCATGTAACACTTATGTAACTCTAATAATTCTTAAAGAGATTTTGAGGTGCATATGCAGGTTTCAAATGTTAATTCACTTTACTTATCATGCCATTCAAAGCAAttatgcaacacgaggacttcctgGGGGTCAATCATTATGGTGCTACTCTTGCCCAGGCATGACTTCCAGAGAAGAGAGTCCCAGAAGCCGATTATTATAGGAAACCATTATAGTAAGTAGTAAGGAACTTCACAAATTCAGCTTCATGACAACTCCTTTGGAGACATAATGATCTTCAATGTATGAGTTATCTAAGTAACTTTATCTTCAAATACTCAACTATATTTACCTTCCTTATTTTTGTGATAACTACCAGAAAGGGGAAAAAAGGGCAACGAAAAGGGAGACCAGACTGCATACACAACAATAATCAGAAAAAGTTCATTGTGGATAATAGATGCTTCAAATAATTTGCAGCTCTTCTA contains these protein-coding regions:
- the LOC101255014 gene encoding uncharacterized protein LOC101255014, giving the protein MGSMFGEWPSIDPHNFSQLRPSDPSTPSRMTPVTYRPTHDRTLPPPNQVISSEAKSILLRHLEQRAEEKLRPKRAAAENLAPEHGSKHLKVSN